The DNA segment AATATTCGACAACAATATCCTGATCTTATTAAGATTTATACAAAGGAGGTGCGCTGATGTTATTCAATATGGATTTACAGCTATTCGCTAGTAAAAAAGGTGTTGGGAGTTCTAAGAATGGTCGTGATAGCCAGTCAAAAAGACTTGGTGTTAAACGAAGCGACGGACAAGAAGTTACAGCTGGAAGCATCATTATGCGTCAAAGAGGAACTAAAATTCACCCTGGACATAATGTAGGTCGTGGTGGAGACGATACTCTTTTTGCAATGATCGATGGTATTGTGAAATTTGAGCGTAAAGGCAAAAAGAAGAAGCAGGTTAGCATATATGCTTCTGAAAGTATACCAGTACAATAATTAAACAGCTCACTAATGAAGCCGCCGTTAAGGCGGCTTTTTTACCATTCCATGCAAAATGGAATGATTTTGAAAGGTTGGAAAATAAAACATGTTTATAGATCAAGCAGAAATACAGTTAAAAGCAGGAGATGGCGGGAATGGCATTGTAGCCTTTAGACGTGAAACCTTTGTTCCAGATGGAGGTCCATCAGGTGGAGATGGTGGCAAAGGTGGAGATATTATTTTCGAAGCAGATAGTAATTTGAGAACCTTAATGGACTTTCGATATAAAAAGAAATATGAAGCAGAACGTGGAGAAGATGGTAAAAACAAGAATCG comes from the Tindallia californiensis genome and includes:
- the rpmA gene encoding 50S ribosomal protein L27 → MLFNMDLQLFASKKGVGSSKNGRDSQSKRLGVKRSDGQEVTAGSIIMRQRGTKIHPGHNVGRGGDDTLFAMIDGIVKFERKGKKKKQVSIYASESIPVQ